The following are encoded in a window of Doryrhamphus excisus isolate RoL2022-K1 chromosome 16, RoL_Dexc_1.0, whole genome shotgun sequence genomic DNA:
- the LOC131104822 gene encoding insulin-like growth factor-binding protein 5, whose protein sequence is MHLLCNLTSVVLLLMVHCGWRTGASRLGPYKVCPSCRDPLGAGRPPREHNVAGSTTVLAQGEPCGVYTLSCAKGLRCVPPPREHSPLQALLQGRGICAKHSRTSPTERPHPTGPHPSHSGDIEKAPCRKMLNSVLRGLELTIIQSDRDIYIPNCDTRGFYRKKQCRSSKGMQRGHCWCVDELGTPVPSRAREDGVLPCDGE, encoded by the exons ATGCATTTGCTTTGTAACTTAACTAGCGTTGTTTTATTGCTAATGGTTCACTGTGGATGGCGGACAGGGGCCAGTCGTTTGGGCCCCTACAAGGTTTGTCCCAGCTGCAGGGATCCACTCGGTGCTGGGAGGCCCCCCAGGGAGCACAATGTGGCAGGCAGCACAACGGTGTTGGCCCAGGGAGAACCCTGTGGCGTGTACACCCTGAGCTGTGCCAAGGGGCTCCGCTGTGTTCCCCCGCCGAGGGAGCACAGCCCCCTTCAGGCTCTGTTGCAGGGTAGGGGCATTTGTGCCAAGCACAGCAGGACAAGTCCCACTGAGAGGCCCCACCCCACAG GTCCTCATCCTTCACACAGCGGTGACATTGAAAAA GCACCGTGCCGCAAAATGCTCAACAGTGTCCTGAGAGGTTTGGAGCTGACAATCATCCAGTCTGACCGTGACATCTATATACCCAACTGTGACACCCGCGGGTTCTACAGGAAAAAGCAG TGCCGCTCCTCCAAAGGTATGCAGCGTGGCCACTGCTGGTGTGTGGATGAGCTCGGCACTCCAGTGCCCTCACGTGCCAGAGAAGATGGTGTTTTACCATGCGATGGAGAGTGA